The Streptomyces sp. NBC_01197 genome window below encodes:
- a CDS encoding LLM class F420-dependent oxidoreductase, whose product MRLGLALGYWGRGPDPGHLELAQEAERLGYASVWTSEAWGSDAFTPLTWIAAHTSRIRLGTAIVQMAARSPTATAMHALTLDHLSGGRMMLGLGLSGPQVVEGWYGRPFPSSPLTATREYVDVIRQVLRREAPVELEGRFHAHPYRGADGTGTGKPLKPITHPLRAGLPILLGAEGPKNIAQTTRIADGWLPLYWSPTRFDVYEASLAGLPDDFMIAPMVRAHVCDSVADGLLPVKAMLGFYIGGMGHAARNFHADLMARMGFEAEAHRIQELFLAGRREEAVLAVPDAFADEISLVGPRQRIAERLELWRKGPVTDLLVTAPDLTTLRVLAELNT is encoded by the coding sequence ATGCGTCTAGGACTCGCCCTCGGCTACTGGGGCCGCGGCCCGGACCCCGGTCATCTCGAACTGGCCCAGGAGGCCGAGCGGCTCGGCTACGCATCCGTCTGGACATCCGAGGCCTGGGGCTCCGACGCCTTCACCCCGCTGACCTGGATCGCGGCGCACACCTCCCGTATCCGGCTGGGCACGGCGATCGTCCAGATGGCGGCCCGCTCCCCCACGGCCACCGCGATGCACGCACTCACCCTGGACCACCTCTCCGGCGGCCGGATGATGCTGGGTCTCGGGCTTTCGGGACCGCAGGTGGTGGAGGGCTGGTACGGACGCCCGTTCCCCAGCAGCCCGCTCACCGCGACCCGTGAGTACGTCGACGTCATCCGCCAGGTCCTCAGACGGGAGGCCCCGGTCGAGCTGGAGGGCCGCTTCCACGCCCACCCGTACCGGGGCGCGGACGGCACCGGTACCGGCAAGCCGCTCAAGCCGATCACCCATCCGCTGCGGGCCGGACTGCCCATCCTGCTGGGGGCCGAGGGGCCGAAGAACATCGCCCAGACCACCCGTATCGCGGACGGCTGGCTGCCCCTGTACTGGTCGCCGACCCGCTTCGACGTCTACGAGGCGTCGCTCGCCGGCCTCCCCGATGACTTCATGATCGCGCCGATGGTCCGTGCGCACGTCTGCGACAGCGTGGCCGACGGCCTGCTGCCGGTGAAGGCGATGCTCGGCTTCTACATCGGCGGCATGGGCCACGCGGCCCGTAACTTCCACGCGGACCTGATGGCGCGGATGGGGTTCGAGGCCGAGGCCCACCGCATCCAGGAGCTGTTCCTCGCCGGCCGCAGGGAAGAGGCGGTGCTGGCGGTGCCGGACGCGTTCGCCGACGAGATCTCCCTGGTGGGACCGCGCCAACGAATCGCCGAACGGCTGGAGTTGTGGCGTAAGGGCCCCGTGACTGACCTGTTGGTGACGGCTCCGGACCTGACGACGCTGCGGGTGCTGGCAGAGCTGAACACCTGA
- a CDS encoding N-acetylmuramoyl-L-alanine amidase: MLYDDDDDTRPSLARRLRKSPGVITVAVLVPACLAGWLIWHAVGGPDETSAKTPAQTRAQDSTPSATPSKPSHTATGDDDEPGKSAPAGQGPLTGKVVVIDPGHNPSNYRHPTEINRRVNIGNGTTECDTTGTSTNNGYAEAQFTLDVSHRLRALLEKQGAKVTLTQNDDHSFGPCVTERAAFGNKAKADAAVSVHADGSSAGHRGFHVILPALVKAGTANTADIVAPSRDLGTRIAGKFVRDTGTAPSNYIGGGTGLDTRGDLGGLNLSTVPKVFIECGNMRDPKDAALLTSGSWRQKAAQGIADGISSFLHAE, encoded by the coding sequence GTGCTGTACGACGACGATGACGACACCCGCCCCTCCCTCGCGCGCCGCCTCCGGAAGTCACCGGGGGTGATCACGGTCGCCGTCCTGGTGCCCGCCTGTCTGGCGGGCTGGCTGATCTGGCATGCCGTGGGCGGCCCGGACGAGACGTCCGCGAAGACCCCGGCGCAGACACGGGCACAGGACAGCACCCCGAGCGCCACCCCGTCGAAGCCCTCGCATACGGCGACCGGCGACGACGACGAGCCCGGCAAGAGCGCACCCGCCGGACAGGGACCGCTCACGGGAAAGGTCGTCGTGATCGACCCGGGGCACAACCCGAGCAATTACCGTCACCCCACCGAAATCAACCGCCGGGTGAATATCGGCAATGGCACAACAGAGTGCGACACCACCGGCACTTCGACCAATAACGGTTATGCCGAGGCCCAGTTCACTCTCGATGTCTCGCACCGGCTGCGCGCCCTGCTCGAAAAGCAAGGGGCGAAGGTCACGTTGACCCAGAACGACGACCACAGTTTCGGCCCCTGTGTGACCGAACGGGCCGCCTTCGGCAACAAGGCGAAAGCGGACGCCGCCGTCTCCGTGCACGCCGACGGCTCGTCGGCCGGCCACCGGGGTTTTCATGTGATCCTTCCCGCCCTGGTGAAAGCGGGTACGGCCAACACCGCTGACATCGTGGCCCCGTCGCGTGATCTCGGGACGCGGATCGCCGGAAAGTTCGTCCGGGACACCGGAACCGCTCCTTCCAACTACATCGGCGGCGGTACGGGGTTGGACACCCGGGGTGATCTCGGCGGGCTCAATCTCTCAACCGTGCCCAAAGTGTTCATCGAATGCGGCAATATGCGTGATCCCAAGGATGCCGCTCTGCTCACAAGCGGAAGCTGGCGCCAGAAGGCCGCACAGGGGATCGCGGACGGCATCAGCAGCTTTCTCCACGCGGAGTGA
- a CDS encoding class I SAM-dependent methyltransferase yields MAAPTPATLAAFEAAKGFMPADEGLALYEAAVLAAGLGFPLLEVGTYCGRSTLLIADAARAAGVPAITVDHHRGSEEQQPGWEYHDPSVVDPEVGLMDTLPTFRRTLHRAGLEDHVIAMVGRSPQVAKAWGGPLGLVFIDGGHTDEHASGDYEGWAPHLADGGLLLVHDVFPDPADGGQAPYRVYLRALASGAFTEISVTGSLRVLRRTGTGI; encoded by the coding sequence ATGGCCGCCCCCACGCCAGCGACCCTGGCCGCGTTCGAGGCCGCCAAGGGGTTCATGCCCGCGGACGAAGGGCTCGCACTGTACGAGGCGGCCGTGCTGGCCGCCGGGCTCGGCTTCCCGCTCCTGGAGGTCGGCACCTACTGCGGCCGGTCCACCCTCCTCATCGCCGACGCCGCGCGCGCGGCCGGGGTCCCCGCCATCACCGTCGACCACCACCGCGGCAGCGAGGAGCAGCAGCCCGGCTGGGAGTACCACGACCCCTCCGTCGTGGACCCCGAGGTCGGCCTCATGGACACGCTCCCCACCTTCCGCCGCACCCTGCACAGGGCGGGACTCGAAGACCATGTGATCGCGATGGTCGGCCGGTCCCCGCAGGTCGCCAAGGCCTGGGGCGGACCGCTCGGCCTGGTGTTCATCGACGGCGGCCACACCGACGAGCACGCGAGCGGCGATTACGAGGGCTGGGCCCCGCACCTCGCGGACGGCGGGCTGCTGCTCGTCCACGACGTATTCCCGGACCCGGCCGACGGCGGCCAGGCCCCGTACCGCGTCTACCTCAGGGCCCTCGCGTCCGGCGCCTTCACCGAGATCTCCGTAACCGGCTCGCTGCGCGTCCTGCGGCGCACCGGAACGGGGATCTGA
- a CDS encoding MFS transporter: MTQAAPSLPEITTEEPRTPRGRGGIVPVLAFAGIVVAVMQTLLVPVIKDLPTLLSTAPSNATWVMTATLLAGAIATPIMGRLGDLYGKRRMLLASLAVMVIGSLICGFTDNLLIMIVGRALQGFAMGAIPLGIGIMRDELPREKLGSAMALMSSSIGVGGGLALPAAALVAQHADWHALFFGAAGLGVISMLLTLVFVPESSTRAQGSFDTIGALGLSAGLVCLLLPITKGSDWGWTSGTTLGLFGGALAILLLWGVMELRVAAPLVDLRTTARREVLLTNLASIMVGVAFYAISLVLPQLLQLPKATGYGLGQSMVVAGLCVAPLGLTMMLTAPVYAKIAAKYGPKVSLMIGMLIIAIGYGAGLALMSAPWQTIIISVVVGAGIGLAYSSLPALIIGAVDPSETGAANGLNTLMRSIGTSVSSAVIGMVLAHSSTALGPVSVPSMSGFRTSFMIATAAVVIGLAFAAFLPSRKRAAAKSRPVATQDGGTAEGSTASVAEAAAALLEAQDRGFPDFRGFQGRVLDADGAPVPRATVTLIDHRGRQSGIVVADGAGTFALAARSAGTYILAATAPGLPPLATHVAYTSVDQLVAVDLKLGATVPANASR, translated from the coding sequence ATGACACAGGCCGCTCCCTCGCTGCCCGAGATCACCACCGAGGAACCGCGCACCCCCCGTGGCAGGGGCGGCATCGTCCCCGTACTCGCCTTCGCAGGCATCGTCGTGGCCGTCATGCAGACGCTGCTCGTCCCGGTCATCAAGGACCTGCCGACGCTGCTGAGCACCGCCCCGTCGAACGCCACCTGGGTCATGACCGCCACGCTGCTCGCGGGCGCGATAGCCACCCCGATCATGGGCCGGCTCGGTGACCTCTACGGCAAGCGGCGGATGCTGCTCGCCAGCCTCGCCGTCATGGTGATCGGCTCGCTGATCTGCGGGTTCACCGACAACCTGCTGATCATGATCGTCGGCCGTGCGCTCCAGGGCTTCGCCATGGGCGCCATCCCGCTCGGTATCGGCATCATGCGCGACGAGCTGCCCCGCGAGAAGCTCGGCTCGGCCATGGCGCTGATGAGCTCCTCCATCGGCGTCGGCGGCGGGCTCGCCCTGCCGGCCGCCGCCCTGGTGGCACAGCACGCCGACTGGCACGCCCTGTTCTTCGGCGCCGCCGGTCTCGGCGTCATCTCGATGCTGCTCACCCTCGTCTTCGTACCGGAGTCCTCGACCCGCGCCCAGGGCAGCTTCGACACCATCGGCGCGCTCGGTCTCTCGGCCGGTCTGGTCTGCCTGCTGCTGCCGATCACCAAGGGCTCCGACTGGGGCTGGACCTCGGGCACCACGCTCGGCCTCTTCGGCGGTGCGCTCGCCATCCTGCTGCTGTGGGGCGTGATGGAGCTGCGGGTCGCGGCCCCGCTGGTGGACCTGCGCACCACGGCCCGCCGCGAAGTGCTGCTCACCAACCTGGCGTCGATCATGGTCGGTGTCGCGTTCTACGCCATCTCGCTGGTGCTGCCGCAGCTGCTCCAGCTGCCGAAGGCGACCGGTTACGGCCTCGGCCAGTCGATGGTGGTCGCGGGCCTGTGCGTGGCGCCGCTCGGCCTCACGATGATGCTCACCGCGCCGGTCTACGCCAAGATCGCCGCGAAGTACGGGCCCAAGGTCTCGCTGATGATCGGCATGCTGATCATCGCGATCGGGTACGGGGCGGGGCTCGCCCTCATGAGCGCGCCCTGGCAGACCATCATCATCTCGGTCGTCGTCGGCGCGGGCATCGGTCTCGCCTACTCCTCGCTCCCCGCGCTGATCATCGGCGCGGTCGACCCCTCCGAGACGGGCGCGGCCAACGGCCTGAACACGCTGATGCGTTCCATCGGCACCTCGGTGTCGAGTGCGGTGATCGGCATGGTGCTCGCGCACTCATCGACCGCGCTGGGCCCGGTGTCCGTACCGAGCATGAGCGGCTTCCGCACCTCGTTCATGATCGCCACGGCCGCGGTCGTGATCGGCCTGGCCTTCGCGGCGTTCCTCCCCTCGCGCAAGCGCGCGGCCGCGAAGTCGCGGCCCGTCGCCACGCAGGACGGCGGCACGGCTGAGGGCAGCACGGCGTCCGTCGCCGAGGCCGCGGCGGCCCTGCTCGAAGCCCAGGACCGCGGCTTCCCGGATTTCCGGGGGTTCCAGGGGCGGGTGCTCGACGCCGACGGCGCTCCGGTGCCGCGCGCCACGGTCACGCTGATCGACCACCGCGGCCGGCAGTCGGGGATCGTGGTCGCGGACGGCGCCGGCACCTTCGCGCTCGCCGCGCGGTCGGCCGGTACGTACATCCTGGCCGCCACGGCGCCCGGCCTCCCGCCGCTGGCCACCCATGTCGCGTACACGAGCGTCGATCAGCTGGTGGCGGTGGACCTGAAGCTGGGAGCGACCGTGCCGGCCAACGCGAGCCGGTAG
- a CDS encoding acyl-CoA dehydrogenase, with amino-acid sequence MGIGITQEQRELADAVRGLLAREVPPAKARELLDAPPGSDGAGEDGGGSGRGSGGGSAGGHSAGGGDVPPAHWASLAAQGLLGAHLPEEYGGGGGGLLEQAVILEEAARAALPGPYLPTVLASAVLHRAGRPDLAAPLADGRWTGAVALGDAGDPVLGGAEAGLVLLRHEGHWAAVDAVDLDVRAQRSVDPTRPTADVRLRADVPAGRLLTLDAEVVTDLAAVLFAADACGTAAWALHTATEHAKVREQFGRPIGQFQAVKHLCADMLLRVEQARALTWDAARAAEAGCDSSDASGEASAEAGAEVSAGARGLVASLAAATALDAAHSCAKDCIQILGGTGFTWEHDAHLHLRRAVVARQLLGPGDTHRARAVRLAAAGARRELRLELPAEAAPYRERAREAIGAVRGLDPAEARRVLAPTGYAAPHLAEPYGLGAGPVQQLAVQQELNAAGVRISDLGIATWVVPSLLAYGTEEQRARHLAPTLRGDVLWCQLFSEPGAGSDLASLRTRADRVEGGWLVNGQKLWTSAAQWADHGILLARTNQEAPRHKGLTYFLVDMKRTAGIDIRPLKEITGDSLFNEVYFDDVLLPDDAVLGAVDDGWRVARNTLGNERVHMADQLTFPTGLEALIARSDGLDGAQRARIGALAAEAHALACIGLRTTLQQVSGLEPGAGASVRKLVQTPHQQKVAELSLELLGPAGAVSEGPGEQAVHGFLMSRCLTIAGGTTQVQLNVVAERLLGLPRDP; translated from the coding sequence ATGGGCATCGGAATCACGCAGGAGCAGAGGGAGTTGGCCGACGCCGTGCGGGGGCTGCTGGCGCGGGAGGTGCCGCCCGCCAAGGCCCGCGAACTGCTCGACGCGCCACCCGGCAGCGACGGCGCCGGCGAGGACGGCGGTGGCAGTGGCCGCGGCAGTGGCGGTGGCAGTGCCGGCGGTCACAGTGCCGGTGGCGGCGATGTGCCACCGGCCCACTGGGCGTCCCTCGCCGCGCAGGGGCTGCTGGGAGCGCATCTCCCCGAGGAGTACGGGGGAGGGGGCGGCGGCCTCCTGGAGCAGGCCGTCATCCTGGAGGAGGCCGCCCGTGCGGCGCTTCCCGGCCCCTATCTCCCGACTGTGCTGGCCTCCGCCGTGCTGCACCGCGCGGGCCGCCCCGACCTCGCGGCGCCGCTCGCGGACGGACGGTGGACGGGCGCGGTGGCCCTGGGCGACGCGGGCGATCCGGTACTCGGCGGGGCTGAGGCCGGTCTGGTCCTGCTGCGGCACGAGGGGCACTGGGCCGCCGTGGACGCCGTGGATCTCGATGTACGTGCCCAGCGGAGCGTGGACCCGACCCGGCCGACCGCCGATGTGCGGCTGCGGGCGGACGTACCGGCCGGCCGGCTGCTGACACTCGACGCCGAGGTCGTCACCGATCTGGCGGCCGTCCTGTTCGCCGCGGACGCCTGCGGTACGGCGGCCTGGGCGCTGCACACCGCCACCGAGCACGCCAAGGTGCGCGAGCAGTTCGGGCGGCCCATCGGCCAGTTCCAGGCCGTCAAGCACCTCTGCGCCGACATGCTCCTGCGGGTCGAGCAGGCCAGGGCGCTGACCTGGGACGCGGCGCGGGCCGCCGAAGCGGGCTGCGACTCCTCCGATGCGAGCGGGGAGGCGAGTGCCGAGGCGGGTGCCGAGGTGAGTGCCGGGGCGCGCGGGCTCGTCGCGTCGCTCGCGGCCGCCACCGCGCTGGACGCCGCCCACAGCTGCGCCAAGGACTGCATCCAGATCCTCGGCGGCACCGGCTTCACCTGGGAACACGACGCACACCTCCATCTGCGCCGCGCCGTCGTCGCCCGGCAGCTGCTCGGCCCCGGCGACACCCACCGGGCGCGGGCCGTGCGGCTCGCCGCCGCGGGCGCACGCCGGGAACTGCGCCTGGAACTGCCCGCCGAGGCCGCCCCGTACCGGGAGCGGGCCCGCGAGGCGATCGGGGCCGTCCGCGGCCTGGACCCGGCCGAGGCGCGCCGCGTCCTCGCGCCCACCGGGTACGCGGCCCCCCACCTTGCGGAGCCGTACGGCCTCGGCGCGGGTCCGGTCCAACAACTCGCCGTACAACAGGAGTTGAATGCGGCAGGGGTGCGGATCAGCGATCTGGGGATCGCCACCTGGGTGGTGCCATCCCTGCTCGCGTACGGGACCGAGGAGCAGCGCGCTCGTCATCTGGCCCCGACGCTCCGCGGCGACGTGCTCTGGTGCCAGCTCTTCTCGGAGCCCGGCGCCGGATCCGACCTCGCCTCGCTGCGTACCCGCGCGGACCGCGTCGAGGGCGGCTGGCTGGTCAACGGCCAGAAACTATGGACCTCAGCCGCGCAGTGGGCCGACCACGGCATCCTGCTCGCCCGTACGAACCAGGAAGCCCCCCGGCACAAGGGGCTCACCTACTTCCTGGTGGACATGAAGAGGACCGCCGGGATCGACATCAGGCCGCTCAAGGAGATCACCGGCGACTCGCTCTTCAACGAGGTGTACTTCGACGACGTGCTGCTGCCCGATGACGCGGTACTCGGCGCGGTCGACGACGGCTGGCGGGTGGCCCGCAACACCCTCGGCAACGAACGCGTCCACATGGCCGACCAGTTGACTTTCCCCACCGGACTCGAAGCGCTGATCGCCAGGTCGGACGGGCTCGACGGCGCCCAGCGTGCCCGGATCGGCGCGCTCGCCGCCGAGGCGCACGCCCTCGCCTGCATCGGGCTGCGCACCACCCTCCAGCAGGTCTCCGGGCTCGAACCGGGCGCGGGCGCCTCCGTGCGGAAGCTGGTGCAGACCCCGCACCAGCAGAAGGTCGCAGAGCTGTCCCTCGAACTGCTGGGGCCGGCCGGCGCGGTCAGTGAAGGACCGGGGGAGCAGGCCGTCCACGGCTTCCTGATGTCGCGCTGCCTGACCATCGCAGGCGGGACCACTCAGGTGCAGCTCAATGTGGTCGCCGAGCGTCTGCTCGGCCTGCCGCGCGATCCGTGA
- a CDS encoding lipid-transfer protein, with product MKAYIVGVGMTKFEKPESRDWQYWDMAKEAGTQALADAGVAYGQVQQLPVGYCFQASTAGQRAAYELGLTGIPVYNVNNNCATGSTALMMARQFVEGGIADCVLALGFEKMQRGALGGGADSGDFKTSPVARHYGIMAAGHGFEMSPPTAQIFGNAAREHMERYGTTAAQLAAVGAKNHRHSADNPRAQFQDVYTVDEILAAKTIHRPLTKLQCSPTSDGAAAAVVVSERFLVEHGLHDKAVEIAGQAMTTDTEESFASGSCIDAVGRPMSREAARQAYERSGLGIEDVDVVELHDCFSVNELLTYEALGMCADGESGKLVESGATTHGGRWVVNPSGGLISKGHPLGATGLAQAAELAWQLRGEAGGRQVPGARVGLAHNIGLGGAAVVTVLRRE from the coding sequence ATGAAGGCGTACATCGTCGGCGTCGGGATGACCAAGTTCGAGAAGCCGGAGAGCCGTGACTGGCAGTACTGGGACATGGCGAAGGAGGCAGGCACCCAGGCGCTCGCCGACGCCGGGGTCGCCTATGGGCAGGTGCAGCAACTGCCCGTCGGCTACTGCTTCCAGGCCTCCACGGCCGGACAGCGCGCCGCGTACGAGCTGGGGCTCACCGGGATACCCGTCTACAACGTCAACAACAACTGCGCCACCGGGTCGACGGCGCTGATGATGGCGCGGCAGTTCGTCGAGGGCGGCATCGCGGACTGTGTGCTCGCGCTCGGCTTCGAGAAGATGCAGCGTGGCGCGCTCGGCGGCGGAGCGGACAGTGGGGACTTCAAGACGTCCCCGGTGGCCAGGCACTACGGGATCATGGCCGCGGGACACGGCTTCGAGATGTCTCCGCCGACCGCGCAGATCTTCGGCAACGCGGCCCGGGAGCACATGGAGCGGTACGGGACGACCGCCGCCCAGCTGGCCGCGGTCGGCGCCAAGAACCACCGGCACTCGGCGGACAACCCGCGCGCCCAGTTCCAGGACGTCTACACGGTGGACGAGATCCTGGCGGCGAAGACCATCCACCGGCCGCTCACGAAACTCCAGTGCTCGCCGACCTCGGACGGCGCCGCCGCGGCGGTCGTCGTGTCGGAGCGGTTCCTCGTCGAACACGGCCTGCACGACAAGGCGGTGGAGATCGCGGGCCAGGCGATGACGACGGACACCGAGGAGAGCTTCGCGTCGGGTTCGTGCATCGACGCGGTGGGCCGGCCGATGTCGCGCGAGGCGGCGCGGCAGGCGTACGAGCGGTCCGGTCTCGGTATCGAGGACGTCGACGTCGTCGAGCTGCACGACTGCTTCTCGGTCAATGAGCTGCTGACGTACGAGGCTCTGGGCATGTGCGCCGACGGGGAGTCGGGCAAGCTCGTGGAGAGCGGGGCGACGACACACGGCGGCCGGTGGGTGGTCAACCCGTCGGGCGGGCTGATCTCCAAAGGCCATCCGCTGGGAGCGACGGGCCTGGCCCAGGCGGCCGAACTGGCCTGGCAGCTGCGCGGGGAGGCCGGCGGCCGGCAGGTACCGGGGGCCCGGGTCGGCCTCGCGCACAACATCGGTCTCGGCGGGGCCGCGGTGGTGACGGTGCTGCGGCGGGAGTGA
- a CDS encoding FAD-binding oxidoreductase — translation MNDFSRRRLLKTSAVVGAGAVVVPGIAAAAAPAASAVTEASVSGALGGHGHCPPAELTGRIVRPHDAGYTDARLGWDQLFSHYPLVIVFAQNTQDVVNALTWARQHDVALRIRSGRHCLEGWSNVDSGLVIDVSELKSVHIDAGARVATVGSGLNQEEAVTTLAKRNFAVTTGTEGSVGLSGATLGGGFGFLTRWLGMACDSLIGAEIVVAEGDECAKVIKVDLKHHSDLLWALRGAGNGNFGIVTSLTYKLAPLKSVTYLQATWDGTGDLRRLFEAYQRTAPYTDVRLGTQLEAHRNQTLLFAVLPEGTPAETKRLLAPILSIGSPEVTTQVGNWGDVYAGFQIPTELEPANWKFYSQFAKKPFPTKAIDIVSSFIRAAPTDESNYFLQAFGGNVRKSPQCGTAFPHRDALFYAEPGVGWGKRSDEPGICDPLTPQAQAWIAEFSQELRPYVDGAYVNVPNIGTQDWETAYWRNNFDRLRKIKAKYDPHNVFQYDQSIPPAVC, via the coding sequence ATGAACGACTTTTCCCGGCGTCGGTTGCTCAAGACTTCGGCGGTCGTCGGCGCCGGTGCCGTCGTCGTGCCGGGTATCGCTGCTGCCGCAGCCCCCGCTGCGAGCGCTGTGACGGAGGCTTCGGTGAGCGGAGCGCTCGGGGGGCACGGACACTGCCCGCCGGCGGAGCTGACCGGGCGGATCGTCCGGCCCCACGACGCCGGGTACACGGACGCGCGCCTGGGCTGGGATCAGCTCTTCTCCCACTATCCGTTGGTCATCGTCTTCGCCCAGAACACCCAGGACGTGGTCAACGCCCTGACGTGGGCGCGGCAGCACGATGTCGCGCTGCGGATCCGCAGCGGCCGCCACTGCCTGGAGGGCTGGTCGAACGTCGACAGCGGCCTCGTGATCGACGTCAGCGAACTGAAGTCGGTCCACATCGACGCCGGCGCCCGCGTCGCGACCGTCGGCTCCGGGCTCAACCAGGAAGAAGCGGTGACCACGCTCGCGAAGCGAAACTTCGCGGTGACGACGGGTACCGAAGGCAGCGTGGGGTTGTCCGGCGCCACGCTCGGCGGCGGCTTCGGCTTCCTGACCCGCTGGCTCGGCATGGCCTGTGACAGCCTGATCGGCGCCGAGATCGTCGTCGCGGAAGGCGACGAGTGCGCCAAGGTGATCAAGGTCGACCTGAAGCACCACTCGGATCTGCTGTGGGCGCTGCGCGGAGCGGGCAACGGCAACTTCGGCATCGTCACCTCCCTCACCTACAAGCTGGCTCCGCTGAAGAGCGTCACGTATCTCCAGGCCACGTGGGACGGCACCGGCGACCTGCGCAGGCTCTTCGAGGCCTACCAGCGCACTGCGCCGTACACCGACGTTCGCCTCGGCACCCAGCTCGAGGCCCACCGGAACCAGACCCTGCTGTTCGCGGTGCTCCCGGAGGGAACGCCCGCGGAGACGAAGAGGCTGCTGGCCCCGATCCTGTCGATCGGCAGCCCGGAGGTCACGACGCAGGTGGGCAACTGGGGCGACGTGTACGCGGGATTCCAGATCCCGACCGAGCTCGAGCCGGCCAACTGGAAGTTCTACTCGCAGTTCGCCAAGAAGCCGTTCCCGACCAAGGCGATCGACATCGTCTCCTCGTTCATCAGGGCCGCTCCTACGGACGAAAGCAACTACTTCCTCCAGGCGTTCGGCGGGAACGTCAGGAAGAGCCCCCAATGCGGCACGGCGTTCCCGCACCGCGACGCGCTCTTCTACGCCGAGCCCGGCGTCGGCTGGGGCAAGCGCAGTGACGAGCCGGGCATCTGCGACCCGCTCACGCCGCAGGCCCAGGCATGGATCGCCGAGTTCAGCCAGGAGCTGCGCCCTTACGTGGACGGCGCCTACGTCAACGTGCCGAACATCGGCACGCAGGACTGGGAGACCGCCTACTGGCGGAACAACTTCGACCGCCTGCGCAAGATCAAGGCGAAGTACGACCCGCACAACGTCTTCCAGTACGACCAGAGCATCCCGCCCGCGGTCTGCTGA
- a CDS encoding response regulator transcription factor, with translation MIRVLLAEDQGMMRGALALLLGLEEDIEVVAQVATGDAIVAAVLDANPDVALLDIELPGRSGLDAAAELRTRAPGCRVLILTTFGRPGYLRRAMEAGAAGFLVKDGPVEDLAAAIRRVLAGETVIDPALAAAALSAGPSPLTARECDVLNASVDGATVSDIAGKLHLSESTVRNYLSSAIGKTGTRNRMEAVRSARQQGWL, from the coding sequence ATGATCCGAGTCCTCCTCGCCGAAGACCAGGGCATGATGCGGGGAGCGCTCGCTCTGCTCCTCGGCCTTGAGGAGGACATCGAGGTGGTCGCCCAGGTGGCCACCGGCGACGCGATCGTCGCGGCGGTGCTGGACGCGAACCCCGATGTGGCGCTGCTCGACATCGAACTCCCCGGCCGCAGCGGGCTCGACGCGGCCGCCGAGCTGCGGACGCGGGCCCCGGGGTGCCGGGTGCTGATCCTCACCACGTTCGGCAGGCCCGGCTACCTGCGCCGCGCGATGGAGGCGGGCGCGGCGGGCTTCCTGGTCAAGGACGGTCCGGTGGAGGATCTGGCCGCCGCGATCCGCCGGGTGCTGGCCGGTGAGACGGTCATCGACCCCGCCCTGGCCGCGGCCGCCCTGAGCGCGGGGCCCAGCCCGCTGACGGCGCGCGAGTGCGATGTGCTGAACGCGTCGGTGGACGGGGCGACCGTCTCCGACATCGCGGGGAAGCTGCACCTCTCGGAGTCGACGGTCCGCAACTACCTCTCGTCCGCGATCGGCAAGACCGGCACCCGCAACCGCATGGAGGCCGTACGGTCGGCCCGGCAGCAGGGCTGGCTGTAG